CTGCTGCCAACCTGGAGCGTCCGTCAGCGTCATGTATTCAGCCTCCTCGGCAGGAGCCCATTCGGACGGGATCGGATAAGCCTGAGTGGTGACCCACTCGATCGCACGGTCTGTCACCAGCTGCTGCCTCACCCATTCGTCCCATTCTTGATGAAGGCGTGCTTCCACTATCGTATGTACTACAATATGAGACCCTTGTACCGGTAATGACTCTCTCATAATCCGATCGTCCAGCATAATCCAGCGGCTATCTGTCAGCTGCTCTGCATAAGGAAGTAATGAGACGATCAGCTCTCGACCTGCGACGACGACATAATCATAGGCGCGCTGCTGGAGCTCCGCCTGCTGTTCCTCAGTCAACCCTTGAGCGGGTGATAGCTGCATCCACTCATAAGCAGTGAGTCGTGAGCTTTGCCACTCCTGTAGCGCTGTCTGTAGCTGCTGCTGGGCGTCAGGTGCGAGTGTCGACGATGTAACGACAAGCACCGATGCTTTCGAATCGAGCAGCTGGGGATCGATGGAAGGGATACTTTTCCCGCAGGCGGTGAACAAGAAGGATAGGGCCCCGACTAGCAGAACGATGAACAGCATACGTGTGGCGTTTGACGAATATTTTCTCATTGTGAACGAATAACCTCTTTCCTTCAACCATAACGGCTTAACTAGTTCTTAGTATAAATCGGAATGGCTTAAAGGGCAAAAGCCTCCCTGAACGAGCAAGGAGGCTCTTACCATGCAATATTTAGTTGTTCGCTTTGGCCAGCTTCACCATGATGGAAGCCATCGCCTTGCGCTCTTGCTCGTCTGCTACGTCCCACAGCTCCTTCAGGACGCGCTCTTCTTTGTTCTCCGGATCTACCTTATCGGCCAAGAACTCACCGATTTGGAAGGCAATCTTGGAGATCGTCTCCTCGCTCATACCCGCTTTTTCTGCTTGCTCTACACGCTCACCTAGAAACTCTTTCCAGCGCTCAAATACTTTCAGCACAGTTGCCATCGCTCGAATTCCTCCTTGTAGGTGCATAATGAATGACTGTACTACAAGTGTTATGATGCGCTGGAGAGGCTCTTTTTATTCGAAAGATACGTTAGGTCAGCCAGCCGCCGTTCGGGCTAATAATTTGACCTGTTATGTACCCGGATTCAGGCAACGCTAGGAAGTAGACGAGCGACGCAATCTCATCAGGCTGGGCGAAGCGTCCTGCCGGTATGTCATTCTCCAGCGCGGCCTTCTCACTGGCGTCGAAGCCGTTCATCATCGCCGTATCTACTACACCGGGCGCTACCGCATTCACTGTCACACCGGAAGGCGCAAGCTCCTTGGCAAGCGCTTTCGTGAAGGCGTTTATGCCACCCTTGGCCGTCGAATAAGCAACCTCGCACGAAGCGCCTGATATGCCCCAGACCGATGAGACATTAATAATTCGACCATATTTGCGCTCAATCATGGCCGACATGAATTGACGCGTCATCAAATAAGTACCCTTCAAATTAATGCCGATAATTTCGTCCCATTCGTTCTCAGAAAGCTCAGAGAGCAGCCCGTAGTGCGAGATGCCCGCATTATTAACAAGAATATCGGGTATAAGTCCATGTTGGGCAAGCTTGTCCTGCATGCGCTCGATCTGATCAACAGAGCGCAGATCAGCTGTCACAGTTAACACGCGAGCGCCATATCTCATCGCTTCCCTCGCTGTTTCGTTCGCCGCCTCGTGCGACTGTAAATAATGAATCACAACATTCATGCCGACAGAAGCGAAGCGACGGGCGATCG
Above is a genomic segment from Paenibacillus sp. YYML68 containing:
- the ymfI gene encoding elongation factor P 5-aminopentanone reductase, translating into MTEPTSNKPFTEQTVLITGASRGIGAAIARRFASVGMNVVIHYLQSHEAANETAREAMRYGARVLTVTADLRSVDQIERMQDKLAQHGLIPDILVNNAGISHYGLLSELSENEWDEIIGINLKGTYLMTRQFMSAMIERKYGRIINVSSVWGISGASCEVAYSTAKGGINAFTKALAKELAPSGVTVNAVAPGVVDTAMMNGFDASEKAALENDIPAGRFAQPDEIASLVYFLALPESGYITGQIISPNGGWLT
- a CDS encoding DUF3243 domain-containing protein — protein: MATVLKVFERWKEFLGERVEQAEKAGMSEETISKIAFQIGEFLADKVDPENKEERVLKELWDVADEQERKAMASIMVKLAKANN